From the Lysinibacillus fusiformis genome, the window GATTTCGAGCCCTTCAAGGAAAACTATGCACCAGTGCATATTAACGCACCTAAACATATTTGGGGAGATCATTTAACTTATCCAGACTCAACAAATTTAGATATCTCAAAAATGAATTGTAAAATTGCTCTAACGGTTTTTTCTAGGTTCTCGGCAGATAAGAATGATTATCCTACAAATCCGTTGACGAATAAACCTTATGTAGAAATATTTGCGAAAGGAGAGTAATAGAGTGAATAATTTAAAAGTAGAGTTGAAGGAAAAAATTGAATACGCTATAGAAAATAAAATAGGCAAAGTGCTAATGTTTATAAAAGATGAACATAATATTTTAGCTGTGAAAGAATATTTAAATGAAAAAGGGGGAGGAATTGAGCTTATAGGAGTAACTTTCCCGGCGAATGAAAAGATGTATGAATATAATAAAGAAGATGATAAAGTTGTACCGTTTGTGCCGGATGCATCTAACGGAGATAAAGTAAGGGATCTATTAGAAAAGAAAAATGTGAAATTGATAAGTGGAACTATGCCATTTGAAGGTATAGTTATACCAGGAGAAAATTATAATCCATATAAAATCGTTGAACAGACATTAAGTTTGGTACATCCTGCTTTACCAAACCTAGTACAAACTGTTTTAACTGCAACGGATTTTGGAGTTGTGTTACCTAAAGAAAGAGTGTTGGTCATTAATGCGGTGCTAGGTATTGAAACCATTGGAACTAATAGTAGACTGTTGTTCCACCCAGAAGAGGGTTTAGAAATACACAATATATTGACATAAAAAACAATGAGCAAGGAATCCAAGATGACTCCTTGCTCATTGTTGTGTATTCGGTTTGATTTGAAGATAGAGTATCCTGCTGCGAAAAAGTATTCTTAGATTTTAAATAAGAATGGTAGAGACCGTTAGAAGTTAAACGGTTTAGTGAAGAAACATCACCGTTGTATTCCAAAAATGTTTGAAAAGCGTCTAACCACTTTTCTTGGACTTCTTGAGGAATGTGACCAATAGCAACGGTCTGATCTAAAAAGTTTTTAGTATTCACCATATAGATGTTCTCAAAACCTAATAATTCCTTTTGGGCAGTTTCTGGCTGTTTCTTATAAGTAGCATTAGGGACCATTTCTTGGAGCTGTTTTAAAATATCGTTGATATTCATATTAAACACCCTTTTTTAATGGATTAAAATAACTACAGTGTTATTTTAATTTATCTTACCCCATTTATTAAATAATTAAAAGCGAAAGACTGTAAAAAAAATCAAGTTTTTTAAAATTAATTTTAGTATTAATTTAAATTCGAATTAATTCAAACAATTAGTTTATTTACAATATATTATTTTAAATTTTTGCACACGATTTGCACACGATAGAAAATTGCATAAAAAAATCACCCTCCAATAATGAAGGATGATTTGCTTCAAAGCCTTGTGGCTGTAAGATCATATTAAAAAGCCGCGTATGCCGTAGTTATTATAGAAAGTTTTAAACCACCACTCCTCAAAGTGGGTGTTCGCAGAAGTTTTCCTGCTTATCCTCATGCACCGTAGTGTGAGGCCCGTCATTCCAACTCCAATAATAAAACTCCCTTTTACAGCTTAAAGGTTAAAACTTAATATTATACGAACAATGCAGCCTTTATGGATATAATAAAGCATGATCAACAAACATGCAAGTAAGATGATAATGGCAAATTAGTCAATGGGCAAGTGTTTCAAATAGCGTGATGAACATCTAGAAATACGTTCAAAAAGATGCTGATGTTTCATATTTTTTTCACAAATGCGAACGGAAAATACGAACAACCTTTGCTAAATAAGGTCGACTATGTAAAGATAGGAGCATAAAGAGGATTTTCCTAGCAAAAATGTAAAAGGAGGAAGTGGAAATGGCAGCTTATCCAAATTGTCCAAAATGTCATTCAGAATATACGTATGAGGATGGAGCAAACTATGTATGTCCAGAATGTGCGCATGAATGGAGTATGGATGCAACTGAACAGGAATCAGATGCATTTATTGTAAAAGATGCAAATGGTAATCTGTTAGCTGACGGCGATTCAGTTACCGTTATTAAAGATTTAAAGGTGAAGGGTAGTTCTTCCACTTTAAAAATTGGTACAAAGGTAAAAAGTATCCGTCTTGTAGAAGGTGATCATAACATCGACTGTAAAATTGATGGCTTTGGTGCTATGAAATTAAAGTCAGAATTTGTGAAAAAGGCCTAATAAACAAAATGCACCTCAACTTTGGTAACAAAGTTTAAGGTGCATTTTTGTTTATTGAAAAATCCTACGTAATAGAATGGCAAAAGCTGCGCCAATTAAGGCAAAAATGGTATGTAAAAGTGCGATGTAGCCAGCCCCAATTACTAGTGCTCCTAGTTCTGTTAAAGAAAAGGTTGTAATATAGAGCTCATTATTAAGATTATTAATGATAGCCCAAACGAATACAGGCACAGAGCTTATGATAAAGACAATCCAGATGTTTTTATAGAAAAGATAAGAAAGACAGCCGAAAAGTGCATACGAGATGACGAAGCCCTTTTGATTGCCGAGTAAGGATGAGTTAATGGCGAACATAAAGGATAAGACAATAAATATGATGTGAAAAAAGGATACTGTTCTTTTCATGGGTAAGTATTCGTTTTGAGTTGATGAATTGGCTGCTAGCTGCTGACATTGCTGACAAGTCGTTAGGTGTTGTTCAACAAATTCGATTGTTGATGCTTGAAGCATTTTTTTTTTATAAAGAGGTATTAAATCTTCTACAATTGAGCATTCCTGTGACAATACTTTCCCTCCATTCAATCTCTCCCTATTATACGACTTTTTGTAGAAAATAAAAAAAGCCTTCCGTGAATTTTTCAATCGGAAAACTTGTACATGCACCCTATTAATTTGCTGTTAGTACTTCATTTGTTAATGCTTGAATATCGATATGTGTTTTTTCCTTTACTGCGTCTTTTAAAATTTCTGTGCGGAAATAATGAACTGTCGCTTCAAGTGGAATGGCCAAAAGTTTTGAAAGGGCTGATTGGTACATATAGACAAATTCTTTGTCAGTATTGCCACGCTTTAATTCTGCGAAAGCTTCATAAAACTGATCGAGTTTATCTGCAAATTCAAGTAGCCGACCCTCTATAGTAGTATCCTTTCCTTCTTTCATCCGTTCAAAGAAAATAGCCTGAAATTCTTGTGGGATTTCATTGATAATAAATTTTTCCATCATCTTTTCTTCCACATGTGCTAGCATTTGCTTCAACTCTGGACTAGCATGTTTCACAGGCGTCTTAATGTCCCCAATAAAAACTTCAGCAAAGTCATGATTGATCGTTTTTTCATATAAAGACTTCCAATCAACTGTTGCACCGTGCATTTCTTCTAACGTTGCAAAGAACATCGCATATTGTGATACTTTCCATGAATGGGCTGCCACGTTGTGCTCTTCAAATTTGAAGCGACCTGGGCAACGAATAATACGCTCTAAATCATTAAGGCTTGTAAAAAATTGATGAATTCCTATAAAAATCACTCCTTTTTGTTCTATAAGTGCATGTTACTATAAACAATACCCTCTTTATACGGTTTTCAAACAATTTAACAATGATTCAAGCTG encodes:
- a CDS encoding YfbR-like 5'-deoxynucleotidase; translated protein: MIFIGIHQFFTSLNDLERIIRCPGRFKFEEHNVAAHSWKVSQYAMFFATLEEMHGATVDWKSLYEKTINHDFAEVFIGDIKTPVKHASPELKQMLAHVEEKMMEKFIINEIPQEFQAIFFERMKEGKDTTIEGRLLEFADKLDQFYEAFAELKRGNTDKEFVYMYQSALSKLLAIPLEATVHYFRTEILKDAVKEKTHIDIQALTNEVLTAN
- a CDS encoding zf-HC2 domain-containing protein, with the protein product MSQECSIVEDLIPLYKKKMLQASTIEFVEQHLTTCQQCQQLAANSSTQNEYLPMKRTVSFFHIIFIVLSFMFAINSSLLGNQKGFVISYALFGCLSYLFYKNIWIVFIISSVPVFVWAIINNLNNELYITTFSLTELGALVIGAGYIALLHTIFALIGAAFAILLRRIFQ
- a CDS encoding zinc ribbon domain-containing protein YjdM yields the protein MAAYPNCPKCHSEYTYEDGANYVCPECAHEWSMDATEQESDAFIVKDANGNLLADGDSVTVIKDLKVKGSSSTLKIGTKVKSIRLVEGDHNIDCKIDGFGAMKLKSEFVKKA